The following proteins come from a genomic window of Ilumatobacter coccineus YM16-304:
- a CDS encoding DUF427 domain-containing protein codes for MTQGHTITTHAEDVHVEVRLDGEVVASAQRPVLLEETGLPTTYYIPKSDLVVEARPIELSTHCPFKGDASYWTIDAGGRTHDAIAWSYEQPKEGAEEIAGHVAFFANRAEILVDGSPA; via the coding sequence ATGACGCAGGGACACACCATCACCACGCACGCCGAAGACGTTCACGTCGAGGTTCGCCTCGACGGTGAGGTGGTCGCCAGTGCTCAGCGGCCCGTCCTGCTCGAAGAGACCGGCCTCCCGACGACGTACTACATCCCGAAGTCCGATCTCGTCGTCGAGGCCCGCCCCATCGAACTGAGCACGCACTGCCCGTTCAAGGGCGACGCCTCGTACTGGACCATCGACGCCGGCGGTCGCACCCACGACGCCATCGCCTGGAGCTACGAACAGCCCAAAGAAGGTGCCGAAGAGATCGCCGGACACGTCGCCTTCTTCGCCAACCGAGCCGAGATCCTGGTCGACGGCTCCCCCGCCTGA
- a CDS encoding catalase: MPSNTTKNAAKKNAAKKNAAKKSAAKKAPKKQSAAKKNAPNQTSKKQTAEQTAKNTTGPSDRPSDSATHQTAGDGVATMTTQQGVAIADDQNSLTVGTRGPVSLEDFQLREKLFHFDHERIPERVVHARGYGAKGYFESYDDQSQLTAAAPFSEAGKRTEVFVRFSTVAGSAGSPDLARDTRGFAVKFYTDAGNWDLVGNNIPVFFIQDAMKFPDLVHSVKPEPDRGFPQAQSAHDNFWDFVSLMPESMHHLMWVMSDRGIPRSFRMMEGFGVHTFRFVTASGESSYVKFHWKPKLGVQSVVWNEAVKINGADPDFHRRDLWNAIEAGDYPEWELGVQVFDDAFADEFDFDILDATKLIPEELVPVTPLGRMVLDQRVDNFFAETEQVAFCTQNVIPGIDFTNDPLLAGRNFSYLDTQLKRLGSPNFTHLPVNAPRCPVAHFQQDGHMAMQSLSGRANYEPNSWGDDGGPRENPDTGYRSFPAEEGGEKRKLRPESFADHYSQARMFYRSQTEIEQQHIADAIVFELSKVETHAIRTRIVASLLNVDNDLAQQVADGLGIDEMPDPLEPEATPIDVATSPALSMLADDLESFAGRRLGVLVSNGADAKTLRMLRKAAEAEGMMVELVAATREGVSDSDGNSLQIAEKIDGGPSVLFDAVAVVTTEEGASKLAAMPPARDFVSDAHAHGKFVAHVGAAAAIFDSAGVDTGAAGYTSLDGSRKNADAFIESCRSVRAWDRSTD; encoded by the coding sequence ATGCCCAGCAACACGACCAAGAACGCAGCCAAGAAGAACGCGGCCAAGAAGAACGCGGCCAAGAAGAGCGCGGCCAAGAAGGCACCGAAGAAGCAGAGCGCGGCGAAGAAGAACGCCCCCAACCAGACGTCGAAGAAGCAGACGGCCGAGCAAACGGCAAAGAACACCACAGGCCCGAGCGATCGACCGAGCGACTCCGCCACGCATCAGACCGCCGGGGACGGCGTCGCCACCATGACGACGCAGCAGGGCGTCGCGATCGCCGACGATCAGAACAGCCTCACCGTCGGTACGCGCGGACCGGTCTCGCTGGAGGACTTCCAGCTCCGTGAGAAGCTCTTCCACTTCGACCACGAGCGCATCCCCGAGCGGGTCGTCCACGCCCGCGGGTATGGCGCCAAGGGCTACTTCGAGAGTTACGACGACCAGTCGCAACTCACGGCCGCCGCACCGTTCAGCGAAGCCGGAAAGCGCACCGAGGTGTTCGTCCGGTTCTCGACGGTGGCCGGCAGCGCCGGTTCGCCCGACCTCGCACGCGACACCCGTGGGTTCGCCGTGAAGTTCTACACCGATGCCGGCAACTGGGATCTCGTCGGCAACAACATCCCCGTGTTCTTCATCCAGGACGCCATGAAGTTCCCCGACCTCGTCCACTCCGTCAAGCCCGAACCCGATCGCGGGTTCCCGCAGGCCCAGTCGGCGCACGACAACTTCTGGGACTTCGTGTCGCTGATGCCCGAGTCGATGCACCACCTCATGTGGGTGATGTCGGATCGCGGCATCCCGCGATCGTTCCGGATGATGGAAGGGTTCGGCGTGCACACCTTCCGCTTCGTCACGGCGTCGGGCGAGTCGTCGTACGTGAAGTTCCACTGGAAGCCGAAGCTCGGCGTCCAGTCGGTCGTGTGGAACGAAGCCGTCAAGATCAACGGCGCCGATCCCGACTTCCACCGCCGCGATCTGTGGAACGCGATCGAAGCGGGCGACTACCCGGAATGGGAGCTCGGCGTGCAGGTGTTCGACGACGCGTTCGCCGACGAGTTCGACTTCGACATCCTCGACGCCACGAAGCTGATCCCCGAGGAACTCGTTCCGGTGACCCCGCTGGGTCGCATGGTGCTCGATCAGCGGGTCGACAACTTCTTCGCCGAGACCGAACAGGTCGCGTTCTGCACGCAGAACGTCATCCCCGGTATCGACTTCACGAACGACCCGTTGCTCGCCGGTCGCAACTTCTCGTACCTCGACACGCAGCTGAAGCGCCTCGGGTCGCCGAACTTCACGCATCTCCCGGTCAACGCGCCGCGCTGCCCGGTCGCGCACTTCCAGCAGGACGGCCACATGGCGATGCAGTCGCTGTCGGGCCGGGCCAACTACGAGCCGAACTCGTGGGGCGACGACGGCGGACCCCGGGAGAATCCCGACACGGGGTACCGCTCGTTCCCGGCCGAGGAGGGCGGTGAGAAGCGCAAGCTCCGCCCCGAGTCGTTCGCCGATCACTACAGCCAGGCGCGGATGTTCTACCGGAGCCAGACCGAGATCGAGCAGCAGCACATCGCCGACGCGATCGTGTTCGAGTTGTCGAAGGTGGAGACACACGCGATCCGCACTCGGATCGTGGCGAGCCTCCTCAACGTCGACAACGACCTGGCGCAGCAAGTGGCCGATGGCCTGGGTATCGACGAGATGCCCGACCCGCTCGAACCCGAAGCGACGCCGATCGACGTGGCGACCTCGCCGGCGCTCAGCATGCTGGCCGACGACCTCGAGTCGTTCGCCGGTCGCCGCCTCGGTGTGCTCGTCTCGAACGGTGCCGACGCGAAGACGCTCCGGATGCTGCGCAAGGCCGCCGAAGCCGAAGGCATGATGGTCGAACTCGTGGCCGCCACTCGCGAGGGTGTCAGCGACAGCGACGGCAACAGCTTGCAGATCGCCGAGAAGATCGACGGTGGTCCGTCGGTGCTCTTCGATGCCGTCGCCGTGGTGACCACCGAGGAGGGTGCGAGCAAGCTCGCGGCGATGCCGCCGGCTCGGGACTTCGTCTCCGACGCTCACGCTCA
- a CDS encoding hypervirulence associated TUDOR domain-containing protein, with translation MSYEIHIGDSVEWDWGNGTASGKVTERFTSKVSRTLDGTEVTRNATDDEPAYLVEQEDGSEVLKSASELRSA, from the coding sequence ATGAGCTACGAAATCCACATCGGTGACTCCGTGGAATGGGACTGGGGCAACGGCACGGCGAGCGGGAAGGTGACCGAGCGCTTCACTTCGAAAGTGAGCCGAACGCTCGACGGAACCGAGGTCACCCGCAACGCGACCGACGACGAGCCGGCGTACCTGGTCGAACAGGAGGACGGCAGCGAGGTCCTCAAGTCGGCATCCGAGTTGCGCTCGGCGTGA